One Lachnospiraceae bacterium C1.1 genomic region harbors:
- a CDS encoding ATP-grasp fold amidoligase family protein, with the protein MEVINKAAMLLSYLHNKTLREEDYPAALKKWYKKITGRTLNLDDPKTYDEKIQWLKLYDKNPLKTTLSDKYAVRDWVRDTIGEEYLIPLLGAWDRFDEIDFSALPRRFVLKANHASGWNIIVRSKKNLNIRAARRKFNRWMSTDFALIEGFELQYRDIKRKIIAEEFIENGGNNLFDYKYHCFNGKPEFIEYIGDRLSGQPRLMFLGLDWTPEIFTDGTYPLYDEVPPRPDCLEKMNELASKLCKGFPYVRVDLYAMDDGSVKFGEMTFTPGSGKHGGWTPQEYERILGDMIVLPETK; encoded by the coding sequence TTACATAATAAAACTCTTCGTGAAGAAGACTACCCTGCCGCACTAAAAAAATGGTACAAAAAAATAACGGGTCGTACACTTAACCTTGATGATCCAAAGACATACGACGAAAAAATCCAATGGCTCAAGCTTTACGATAAAAACCCACTAAAAACTACTCTTTCAGATAAATACGCTGTAAGAGACTGGGTCAGGGATACGATCGGCGAAGAATATCTGATCCCACTCCTGGGAGCCTGGGACAGATTCGATGAAATTGATTTTTCAGCTCTTCCAAGAAGATTTGTACTAAAGGCAAATCATGCATCCGGCTGGAATATAATCGTAAGAAGCAAGAAAAACTTGAATATACGGGCAGCCCGACGAAAATTCAACCGCTGGATGAGTACTGATTTTGCACTGATCGAAGGATTCGAGCTTCAGTACAGAGATATAAAAAGAAAGATCATAGCCGAGGAATTCATAGAAAACGGCGGAAATAATCTTTTCGATTACAAATATCACTGTTTTAACGGAAAACCTGAATTTATAGAATATATAGGGGACAGGCTCTCCGGTCAGCCCCGGCTTATGTTTCTGGGTCTTGACTGGACGCCTGAAATTTTTACTGACGGCACCTATCCTCTTTATGATGAAGTTCCTCCAAGACCGGATTGTCTTGAGAAAATGAATGAACTTGCGTCAAAACTATGCAAGGGATTTCCTTATGTGAGGGTTGATCTGTATGCCATGGATGATGGTTCTGTCAAATTTGGAGAAATGACATTTACTCCGGGCAGCGGCAAACATGGCGGATGGACTCCACAGGAATATGAACGTATTCTTGGAGATATGATAGTTCTCCCGGAGACAAAATAA
- a CDS encoding iron-containing alcohol dehydrogenase — translation MLINIRNPEKYLSEPDALKNCGRYTSQYGHRIFAIGGKRALDAVMGKVKEALLASECEVEFHIMEGYPTHEKIIEYTILSYQFNADLIMGIGGGRVIDIAKAVGNYRSLPVVCIPTVATSAASWTSKTILYKNDGSYDFTQLNKNNSKLVIADTDIIRAAPKRYLIAGVLESLSYYFELEPLLDKYAPDIVLSQMISIAREMRTIINNSQDKLLFGELNNDDLQELIDCIIFLGGSCSSVNKGLVYRGFAHPFAQACSKEAATSYILYEEKVAYGLLVQFILKEKTDDFIENYAQFLKNCKSIFTFSSLEYGEDEIYELSKRVIRETPMVRATGFADDAVQITRAIQKADALLDSIAVKSDCIPRTE, via the coding sequence ATGCTTATAAATATTCGTAATCCGGAAAAATACCTTTCAGAACCGGATGCACTAAAAAATTGCGGAAGATATACCAGCCAGTATGGCCACAGGATTTTCGCGATCGGAGGTAAACGAGCACTTGATGCAGTTATGGGAAAGGTTAAGGAAGCTCTCCTTGCCTCCGAATGTGAAGTTGAATTTCACATAATGGAGGGTTATCCGACGCACGAAAAGATCATAGAGTATACTATACTCTCCTATCAGTTCAATGCAGATCTGATAATGGGCATCGGCGGCGGACGCGTTATAGATATCGCAAAAGCAGTCGGAAACTACAGGAGCCTTCCTGTTGTATGTATTCCTACTGTCGCAACTTCTGCCGCATCCTGGACTTCAAAGACTATTCTTTATAAGAATGATGGAAGCTACGATTTTACACAGCTTAATAAAAACAATTCCAAGCTTGTGATCGCAGATACGGATATTATACGGGCAGCTCCCAAACGGTATCTGATAGCCGGAGTTTTGGAATCTCTGTCCTATTATTTTGAACTTGAACCTTTGCTTGATAAATATGCTCCCGATATCGTCTTAAGCCAGATGATATCTATCGCAAGAGAAATGCGTACAATAATCAACAATTCTCAGGACAAGCTTCTTTTTGGCGAACTCAATAATGACGATCTGCAGGAACTTATCGACTGTATCATCTTCCTTGGAGGAAGCTGCTCAAGCGTAAACAAGGGACTGGTCTATCGAGGTTTTGCACATCCTTTTGCACAGGCATGCTCAAAAGAAGCCGCTACAAGCTATATTTTATATGAAGAAAAAGTTGCCTACGGTCTTTTGGTTCAGTTCATCTTAAAAGAAAAGACTGATGATTTTATTGAAAACTATGCTCAGTTCCTAAAGAACTGTAAAAGCATATTCACTTTCAGTTCACTTGAGTATGGTGAGGATGAAATATATGAACTATCAAAACGTGTGATCAGGGAAACACCTATGGTTAGAGCCACAGGTTTTGCAGATGATGCTGTTCAGATAACAAGAGCTATTCAGAAAGCTGATGCTCTTTTAGACTCGATCGCAGTCAAATCAGACTGCATTCCACGCACAGAATAA
- the neuC gene encoding UDP-N-acetylglucosamine 2-epimerase, with the protein MKRKICVFIGGRANYSSIKSAMQAIQAHPDLELQVILGGSGLVDKFGDLEGILERDGFSIDEKVYMQVEGDKPNAMVKTAGLGMLGLADAYERLQPDFVIVIGDRYEVMAATIAAAYMNIRVAHTMGGEVTGTIDESIRHAITKFAHVHFPANKEAAERIIKLGEKEEDVFTVGCPRIDNIKRILDNDSSIPYDIYEKEGGVGPKFSLDEPFILVSQHSVTTEYSEAKEQITETIHACMKTGLNIIMLWPNADAGSEGISTGIRRYREQYPTAKIHVFKNLPISVYVRLMKNTACLVGNSSSGIREGAFIGTPCVNVGTRQNGRERGQNVIDTPDEENAIYEAIMKQIEHGPYSSETIYGDGHAGEKIADILSKVEVNIQKRIAY; encoded by the coding sequence GTGAAGAGAAAAATTTGTGTATTTATTGGCGGTCGTGCAAATTACAGTTCGATCAAATCTGCAATGCAGGCTATTCAGGCGCATCCTGACCTTGAACTTCAGGTTATCTTAGGAGGATCAGGCCTTGTAGATAAATTTGGTGATCTTGAAGGAATCCTTGAGAGAGATGGTTTTTCTATCGATGAGAAGGTTTATATGCAGGTAGAAGGTGATAAGCCGAATGCCATGGTAAAGACTGCAGGACTTGGAATGCTTGGTCTTGCTGATGCGTATGAAAGACTTCAGCCGGATTTTGTTATCGTAATCGGTGACAGATATGAGGTTATGGCTGCAACTATAGCAGCTGCTTATATGAATATCAGAGTTGCTCATACAATGGGCGGCGAGGTTACAGGAACAATTGATGAGAGCATACGTCATGCTATCACAAAGTTTGCACATGTTCATTTCCCTGCAAATAAAGAGGCAGCAGAGCGAATCATCAAGCTTGGTGAAAAGGAAGAAGATGTATTTACCGTTGGCTGTCCCAGAATTGACAACATTAAGAGAATTCTTGATAATGATTCATCAATTCCTTATGACATTTATGAGAAGGAAGGCGGAGTAGGACCTAAGTTCAGTCTTGATGAGCCTTTCATCCTTGTGTCACAGCATTCTGTAACTACTGAGTACAGTGAAGCTAAAGAGCAGATAACAGAGACGATCCATGCCTGCATGAAGACAGGACTTAATATCATAATGCTCTGGCCTAATGCTGATGCAGGTTCAGAGGGAATTTCAACAGGTATCAGAAGATACAGAGAGCAGTACCCTACAGCAAAAATTCACGTTTTCAAGAATCTTCCGATCAGTGTATATGTCCGTCTTATGAAGAATACAGCCTGTCTGGTAGGAAATTCATCATCGGGTATACGTGAAGGAGCATTTATCGGTACTCCCTGTGTTAATGTAGGAACAAGACAGAATGGACGTGAGAGAGGACAGAATGTAATTGATACTCCCGATGAGGAAAATGCAATCTATGAGGCTATCATGAAGCAGATAGAGCATGGCCCTTACAGTTCTGAGACTATTTATGGCGATGGACATGCCGGTGAAAAAATTGCTGATATTCTTTCAAAGGTAGAGGTTAATATTCAGAAGAGAATTGCATATTAA
- a CDS encoding N-acetylneuraminate synthase family protein encodes MDFNKRKIIAELGMTHDGSFGQAEAMIKAAAECGVDAVKLQTHISEAETIHNAPQPPYFKAEPRYEYFKRTAFTMDQWKDLKECARENKVEFISSPFSIEAIKFLVELGIDAIKVPSGEITNIPYLEYLADTQQPVIVSSGMSSEQEVEDCMEIFLKKNCNVALMQCTSEYPCDPEHVGYNVIDEYREKFPGVPLGFSDHTSGEWASIGAFMKGAHLIEKHFTLSKKMYGPDAKMSMDPDEMTQLCTSIKNIERAINSPVNKADVSAYEDMKVIFQKSIVAIQDIPAGTPIELSMLGYKKPGTGLETKYYKDIVGKTAKRDLHFDDIIKSEDINW; translated from the coding sequence ATGGACTTTAATAAGAGAAAAATAATAGCTGAATTAGGAATGACGCATGACGGAAGTTTTGGTCAGGCAGAAGCTATGATAAAAGCCGCCGCTGAGTGCGGTGTTGATGCGGTAAAGCTTCAGACGCATATATCGGAAGCGGAAACTATACATAATGCACCTCAGCCGCCATATTTCAAGGCAGAACCAAGATACGAATATTTTAAGAGGACTGCCTTTACTATGGATCAGTGGAAGGATCTTAAAGAATGTGCAAGGGAGAATAAAGTTGAGTTTATTTCTTCGCCTTTTTCGATCGAAGCTATAAAGTTTCTTGTAGAGCTTGGAATAGATGCGATCAAGGTACCTTCGGGTGAGATAACTAATATACCTTATCTAGAGTATCTTGCTGATACCCAGCAGCCGGTGATCGTTTCGAGCGGTATGAGTTCGGAGCAGGAAGTAGAAGACTGCATGGAGATTTTCCTTAAGAAGAACTGCAACGTAGCTCTTATGCAGTGCACCAGCGAATATCCCTGTGATCCTGAACACGTAGGATATAATGTTATTGATGAGTACAGGGAAAAGTTCCCGGGAGTTCCACTGGGATTTTCTGATCATACATCTGGAGAATGGGCTTCGATAGGTGCATTTATGAAGGGAGCACATCTTATAGAGAAGCATTTTACACTTAGTAAAAAGATGTATGGACCTGATGCAAAAATGTCGATGGATCCGGATGAGATGACCCAGCTTTGCACTTCTATAAAAAATATAGAAAGAGCTATTAACAGTCCTGTAAACAAGGCAGATGTTTCTGCTTATGAGGACATGAAGGTTATCTTCCAGAAGAGCATAGTTGCAATTCAGGATATTCCTGCGGGTACACCGATAGAGCTTTCAATGCTTGGTTATAAAAAACCCGGAACAGGTCTTGAGACGAAGTATTATAAGGATATAGTCGGAAAGACAGCAAAACGTGACTTACACTTTGATGATATTATTAAAAGCGAGGATATAAACTGGTGA
- a CDS encoding glycosyltransferase family 39 protein, translating to METGQEINLREKLNKIPVGLILILILFLGLSIVFGHYKAYLYEDEVLSYTAANSLNGLRPKYDRYTLTDGKEFIRNALAVDSAHRFDYANTAKNTSDDPHPPFYLYLLHTISSLMPGVYSKWFALGINIVSGIVILIFSYLAASKIFKKKEQIYASVIMLAFSTAFMDKITFLRMYPMMTAFAMALFYNYLCFFENSDLWKRKKTGLKAAGILLINVVAGTMTHYYFLIFAFFAAAFYSIWLLLKKNFRAFAGHLLTYVFAAAASLMIFPSMLWQISSSDPMSESSEGAAGIGVLISRAREMFIEFNLDFFNGFLKYFVLAFAALLIYILLYEKKRPEYHISEKILFTFVVSVGYLTLVSITTPYGSSRYLTPVYPLLVMILIYLAEPLIKLIFKDGRFGIAVLTAIFLFPLYQEVSAGLTDRNKVEMQRIASEYSDHYCITWSGMTLEENYFELEKYAGLFKIKLNDEEAPDEIDSRIADSEELVVYVPKGKDPQVYMDYLKRYVDGIDEYTLLYKAYYADAYLMN from the coding sequence ATGGAGACAGGACAGGAAATTAATTTAAGAGAAAAACTGAATAAGATTCCTGTCGGTCTGATATTAATACTGATTCTTTTTTTAGGGCTTTCAATAGTTTTTGGACATTATAAGGCTTATCTTTATGAGGATGAGGTACTTTCTTATACTGCGGCAAATTCGCTGAACGGGCTCAGACCCAAGTATGATAGATATACATTGACTGACGGGAAGGAATTTATCAGAAATGCTCTGGCTGTGGATAGTGCACACCGTTTTGATTATGCCAACACTGCAAAGAATACATCTGATGATCCGCACCCGCCTTTCTATCTTTATTTGCTGCATACGATATCTTCATTGATGCCGGGAGTTTATTCAAAATGGTTTGCACTTGGAATAAATATCGTATCCGGGATAGTGATCCTTATATTCAGCTATCTTGCGGCTTCTAAGATTTTCAAGAAAAAAGAGCAGATTTATGCATCGGTGATTATGCTGGCATTTTCGACAGCATTTATGGATAAGATAACATTTTTAAGAATGTATCCGATGATGACGGCATTTGCGATGGCTCTTTTCTATAATTATCTCTGTTTTTTTGAGAATTCGGATTTATGGAAAAGAAAAAAGACAGGATTGAAAGCGGCCGGCATTTTGCTCATAAATGTTGTAGCCGGAACGATGACACATTATTATTTTCTGATCTTTGCTTTTTTTGCAGCAGCATTTTACAGTATATGGCTTTTGCTTAAAAAGAATTTCAGAGCTTTTGCGGGACATCTGCTGACATATGTTTTTGCAGCAGCTGCATCGTTAATGATCTTTCCGTCAATGCTCTGGCAGATAAGTTCCAGCGATCCCATGAGTGAATCATCAGAAGGTGCTGCAGGGATAGGAGTATTGATCTCAAGAGCCAGAGAGATGTTCATAGAGTTTAATCTGGATTTCTTTAATGGCTTTTTAAAATATTTCGTGCTTGCTTTTGCAGCACTGCTGATCTATATTTTACTTTATGAAAAAAAGAGACCGGAATACCATATTTCTGAGAAAATACTTTTTACCTTTGTTGTGTCAGTTGGATATTTGACGTTGGTTTCCATCACAACACCGTATGGTTCGTCGAGATATCTTACACCGGTATATCCTCTTTTGGTCATGATACTGATATATCTGGCAGAACCATTGATAAAACTGATCTTTAAGGATGGAAGATTTGGAATTGCAGTATTGACCGCGATCTTCCTTTTTCCCCTTTATCAGGAAGTTTCCGCCGGACTTACGGATCGTAACAAGGTTGAAATGCAGAGGATCGCATCGGAATATTCAGATCACTATTGCATTACCTGGAGCGGAATGACTCTGGAGGAAAATTATTTCGAGCTTGAAAAATATGCCGGGCTCTTTAAGATAAAGCTTAATGATGAGGAAGCTCCGGATGAGATCGACAGTCGTATTGCAGATTCTGAAGAACTGGTTGTTTACGTACCGAAGGGCAAAGATCCACAGGTTTATATGGATTATTTGAAAAGGTATGTGGACGGAATTGATGAATATACCTTGCTTTATAAGGCTTATTATGCAGATGCATATTTAATGAACTGA